Proteins from one Bacteroides mediterraneensis genomic window:
- a CDS encoding M48 family metallopeptidase, with product MKNILISFCFIMFSIGIHGQNFSSDDLSLLKKTPEVSSLYNSALHYVLLYENDVDSLTKALTYIDRAIVINPNISYSYLWKGEILFRIGKKEESLNLFSSLCEKESCTYHTLFLTGMLYEKTGFPQKALEYYDRALDKNAKLLKSAACNLKDFMSNLVIRYFIDGKMMDMDEVKSLLPDHLKSTNDKIIQTEVDNLYKNFDKDNYINNLWNHNIMEY from the coding sequence ATGAAAAATATATTGATTTCATTTTGCTTTATAATGTTTTCTATTGGAATACATGGGCAAAACTTTAGTTCGGACGACCTATCGCTACTGAAGAAAACTCCTGAAGTATCTTCATTGTACAATTCTGCATTACATTACGTGCTTCTTTATGAGAACGATGTGGATTCCTTGACAAAAGCTCTCACTTATATTGACAGAGCAATAGTCATTAATCCGAATATATCATACTCTTATTTATGGAAAGGTGAGATATTGTTTCGTATAGGGAAAAAAGAAGAATCATTGAACTTGTTTTCTTCATTATGCGAAAAAGAATCCTGCACTTACCACACGTTATTTTTGACAGGTATGCTGTATGAAAAGACAGGTTTCCCTCAAAAAGCCCTTGAATATTATGACCGCGCATTGGATAAGAACGCAAAATTATTGAAATCAGCTGCATGCAACTTGAAAGATTTCATGTCTAATCTTGTCATACGTTATTTCATAGATGGTAAGATGATGGATATGGATGAAGTAAAATCTTTATTACCAGACCACTTGAAAAGTACAAATGATAAAATAATACAAACAGAAGTGGATAATTTATATAAAAATTTCGATAAGGATAATTATATAAATAACCTGTGGAATCATAATATTATGGAATATTAA
- a CDS encoding response regulator transcription factor, whose amino-acid sequence MNIVDELNSRFLTQSLASKDGGLSAAELDKYKKIASGYAEMENAVAVLSDMHANVSYVYYGQFSKTLGWRCMPAAENRIDSIWEDGILKLMHPDDLHEKYLQELRFFHFVRRQPKMKRADFYLASKLRMKDGAGNYQFVLHRLFYVSSPVTNGLWLALCVYTPWFPMFAGKSVVVNSVTGEVMELGRRNDSQILSYRETQILRLIAKGMMSKDIALLLSISINTVSRHRQEILRKLQVKSSIEACRVARELGII is encoded by the coding sequence ATGAATATAGTAGATGAATTGAACAGCCGTTTTTTGACGCAAAGTCTGGCTTCAAAGGATGGCGGGCTATCGGCGGCGGAGCTGGATAAATACAAAAAGATTGCTTCTGGTTATGCGGAAATGGAAAATGCGGTGGCCGTGTTGAGCGACATGCATGCCAATGTCAGCTATGTGTATTATGGGCAGTTTTCCAAGACGTTGGGTTGGAGGTGTATGCCTGCCGCTGAAAACCGGATTGATTCGATTTGGGAGGATGGAATTTTGAAGCTGATGCATCCGGACGATTTGCATGAGAAATATTTGCAGGAACTCCGCTTTTTCCATTTTGTCAGGCGTCAGCCGAAGATGAAGCGGGCCGATTTTTATCTGGCCAGCAAGCTGCGTATGAAGGACGGGGCAGGCAACTATCAGTTTGTTCTGCATCGGTTGTTTTATGTGTCTTCTCCTGTGACGAACGGGTTGTGGCTGGCTTTGTGCGTGTACACACCTTGGTTCCCGATGTTTGCGGGAAAGAGTGTGGTGGTCAATTCGGTGACGGGCGAGGTGATGGAACTTGGCCGCCGGAATGACTCACAGATTCTGTCTTACCGGGAAACACAGATTCTCCGGCTCATTGCCAAGGGTATGATGAGTAAGGATATTGCCCTCTTGCTTTCCATCAGTATCAATACGGTGAGCCGACACAGGCAGGAAATCCTGCGGAAGCTTCAGGTGAAGAGTTCCATAGAGGCCTGCCGGGTGGCAAGGGAACTAGGGATTATATGA
- a CDS encoding TonB family protein produces the protein MKKQLLITALFFSFISVSAQQKKYSQEAIDLNDRATEIMLRNLSNKDSIAEALNLLDKAIALDQSYITAYGNKVNLLLSEEEYDQAIKTLDEAIKYNPEQHGFYLLKAKALEEQGQSEEALAFYKKALETCEIQMKKNPAVGSFLDSYFLKYCIYGIDTPASEVISAIPTSFTDEQRKSITVFLDAVGSFKKYKDVFIKNGSRPLNQKKPSMPQKREDGVYYVVDELAEYPGGHDAMIEFVSRNFRKPANSKPGTVLVNFVVEADGTIRDAEIMKSLGKEIDDEALRVVNMMPKWKPAKVGGRVVAMVYNIPFIVK, from the coding sequence ATGAAAAAACAACTTTTAATTACTGCTCTTTTCTTCTCATTTATTTCGGTTTCGGCCCAACAGAAGAAATATTCCCAGGAAGCAATTGACCTGAATGATAGAGCCACGGAAATTATGTTGCGGAATCTTTCAAATAAAGACTCAATAGCGGAGGCGTTGAACTTGTTAGATAAAGCCATCGCTTTGGATCAATCTTATATTACAGCTTATGGAAATAAAGTAAATTTATTATTGTCTGAAGAAGAATATGATCAAGCTATAAAGACCCTTGACGAGGCGATAAAATACAATCCGGAACAACATGGATTCTATCTTTTGAAAGCTAAAGCACTGGAAGAACAAGGACAGTCGGAAGAAGCTCTGGCTTTTTATAAAAAAGCATTGGAAACGTGTGAAATTCAGATGAAAAAGAATCCTGCCGTTGGTTCTTTTCTCGACAGCTATTTCCTGAAATATTGTATTTATGGAATAGACACACCGGCCAGTGAGGTTATATCCGCTATACCGACTTCATTCACAGATGAACAAAGGAAGTCAATCACAGTATTCCTTGATGCGGTTGGTTCCTTCAAAAAATATAAGGATGTATTTATAAAGAACGGTAGTCGGCCATTGAACCAGAAAAAACCTTCTATGCCGCAAAAGCGGGAGGACGGAGTTTACTACGTGGTTGACGAACTGGCAGAATATCCGGGAGGACACGATGCAATGATTGAGTTCGTCAGTAGAAATTTCAGAAAACCAGCCAATAGCAAACCGGGTACTGTTTTGGTGAACTTCGTAGTGGAAGCCGATGGTACTATACGTGATGCCGAAATAATGAAAAGTTTGGGCAAGGAAATCGATGACGAGGCATTGCGAGTGGTAAACATGATGCCAAAATGGAAGCCGGCAAAAGTTGGTGGAAGGGTCGTAGCCATGGTATATAACATTCCTTTTATTGTAAAATAA
- a CDS encoding DUF1349 domain-containing protein, which yields MKKQLILGLALGASLQSGMAQTLEKMQWFNEPEQWKIENQALTMFVTPQSDYWRISHYGFTVDDAPFYYTTYGGEFEVKVKVTGDYKTRFDQAGLMLRIDHENYIKTGIEFVDGKFNLSTVVTHKTSDWSVITLDKPVPYVWIKAVRRLDAVEIFYSFDDKEYVMMRNAWLQDHVPVMVGLMAASPDGNGFNATFENFKVKHLPDLRRQEWLKKNAE from the coding sequence ATGAAAAAACAACTAATCCTGGGCCTGGCACTCGGTGCATCACTTCAATCCGGAATGGCCCAGACACTGGAAAAAATGCAATGGTTCAACGAACCTGAACAATGGAAAATTGAAAATCAAGCCCTGACCATGTTTGTCACCCCGCAGAGTGACTACTGGCGGATTTCACACTATGGCTTTACCGTGGACGACGCTCCGTTCTATTACACCACTTACGGAGGAGAGTTTGAAGTCAAGGTAAAAGTGACCGGCGATTACAAGACCCGTTTCGACCAGGCCGGACTGATGCTGCGCATTGACCATGAAAACTACATCAAGACAGGCATCGAGTTTGTGGACGGCAAGTTCAACCTGAGCACGGTCGTCACCCACAAGACTTCCGACTGGAGCGTCATCACACTGGACAAGCCGGTACCTTACGTATGGATCAAGGCTGTCAGACGGTTGGATGCCGTGGAAATCTTCTATTCCTTCGACGACAAGGAATATGTCATGATGCGCAACGCCTGGTTGCAGGACCACGTCCCTGTCATGGTAGGTCTCATGGCTGCCAGCCCGGACGGAAACGGCTTCAATGCCACCTTTGAGAATTTCAAGGTAAAGCACCTGCCTGACCTCCGCCGACAAGAATGGTTGAAAAAGAATGCGGAATAA
- a CDS encoding OmpH family outer membrane protein, with the protein MKKTNVLKGLLALAVVFLFAQCTEKKGTSTEASAPAVAGTNMKIAYVEVDSLLTKYRFWNDLNELMIQKEENIRTTLNEKAKELDGEMREFQRKLENNGFASRERAEQENARLLQKQRDLQQLQEKLYADLQAENQKNSLQLRDSINSFLKVYNQKKGYSLIISNTQLDNLLYADKSLDITQEIVDGLNARYNPSTKK; encoded by the coding sequence ATGAAAAAAACGAATGTTTTGAAAGGACTCCTGGCACTTGCCGTAGTATTCCTGTTCGCACAATGTACAGAAAAGAAAGGAACTTCCACTGAAGCGTCTGCTCCGGCAGTAGCAGGTACCAATATGAAAATTGCCTATGTAGAAGTAGACTCCCTGCTGACAAAATACCGCTTTTGGAACGATTTGAACGAACTGATGATTCAGAAAGAAGAAAACATCCGTACCACTTTGAACGAAAAAGCAAAAGAACTGGACGGGGAAATGAGAGAATTCCAGCGTAAATTGGAAAACAACGGATTCGCCAGCCGTGAACGTGCAGAGCAGGAAAATGCCCGTCTGTTGCAGAAACAGCGCGACTTGCAGCAGTTGCAGGAAAAGCTTTACGCTGACCTTCAGGCAGAAAACCAGAAGAACAGCCTGCAGCTCCGCGACTCCATCAATTCATTCTTGAAAGTATACAACCAGAAGAAAGGCTACAGCCTGATTATCAGCAACACCCAGTTGGACAACCTGCTATATGCCGACAAATCACTGGATATCACACAGGAAATCGTAGACGGCTTGAACGCACGCTACAATCCGAGCACCAAGAAATAA
- a CDS encoding glycoside hydrolase domain-containing protein, translating into MKKMLILSALLACGPVCFSQQVEKFPLGDYEELTDTKPHDGVEVWNKMTAPVRFCWGTTDVRYRKLNVPDVKETGMLRLKAWKGERVNAQAVLWTQKDLEGAEMAVSELKSGSSVIPSSAVNTYFVRYVMTDELNKDGSGGCGPRENKAEWDSSMVADVLDIVRVREVKARTTQPVWLNVWVPAEARPGKYKGTLIVSGKNFEAMKLPFEIEVVNRTLPEPQKWAFHLDLWQNPYAVARYYQVPLWSKAHFDAMRPIMKMLANAGQRAITASIMHKPWAGQTEDAYDSMIFRMKKLDGTWVYDYTVFDKWVEFMMNEVGIKDLISCYTMIPWALSFDYFDQATNRVQFIKAAPGDEAYAEYWGTFLKDFSRHLREKGWFEKTAISMDERPMEAMQEAIKVIKEADPEFKITLAGNYHEEIQGDLYYLSIPYGNQFPAEVKAERERKGQISTVYTCCTEAFPNTFTFSAPAEAAWTALHAVAGGYDGYLRWAVNSWPMDPLRDSRFRTWAAGDTYSIYPGPRSSIRFERLVEGLQDCEKIYMLRKELKAKGATGKLKKLNDKLSEFTPEGWIKTNKKSPALMVKEMNSLLNEM; encoded by the coding sequence ATGAAAAAAATGTTGATTTTATCGGCGCTGCTTGCATGTGGGCCGGTCTGCTTTTCACAGCAGGTAGAGAAATTCCCTTTGGGAGATTATGAGGAACTGACGGACACGAAGCCTCACGATGGGGTGGAAGTGTGGAACAAGATGACGGCTCCGGTCCGTTTCTGCTGGGGGACGACGGATGTGCGTTATAGAAAGCTGAATGTGCCGGATGTGAAGGAGACCGGTATGCTTCGGTTGAAGGCGTGGAAAGGAGAACGAGTGAATGCGCAGGCGGTGTTGTGGACGCAGAAAGACTTGGAAGGAGCGGAGATGGCTGTCAGTGAACTGAAGAGTGGCTCTTCTGTGATTCCTTCTTCGGCAGTGAATACATATTTTGTGCGTTACGTGATGACTGATGAGCTGAACAAGGACGGAAGTGGGGGATGTGGTCCGCGTGAAAATAAAGCGGAGTGGGATTCTTCGATGGTGGCCGATGTGCTCGACATCGTACGGGTGCGGGAAGTGAAGGCGCGCACCACGCAGCCGGTGTGGCTGAACGTCTGGGTACCGGCAGAGGCACGTCCTGGAAAGTATAAAGGTACGCTGATTGTTTCCGGGAAGAATTTCGAGGCGATGAAACTGCCGTTTGAGATTGAAGTGGTGAACCGCACGTTACCAGAACCGCAGAAATGGGCTTTCCATCTGGATTTGTGGCAGAATCCGTATGCGGTGGCGCGTTATTATCAGGTGCCGTTGTGGAGCAAGGCGCATTTTGATGCTATGCGTCCCATCATGAAGATGCTGGCCAATGCGGGGCAGCGGGCCATCACTGCCAGCATCATGCACAAGCCATGGGCCGGACAGACGGAGGATGCGTATGACAGCATGATTTTCCGGATGAAGAAGTTGGACGGCACGTGGGTGTACGATTATACGGTGTTCGATAAGTGGGTGGAGTTCATGATGAACGAGGTCGGCATCAAGGATTTGATCAGTTGCTACACGATGATTCCGTGGGCGTTGAGCTTCGATTATTTTGACCAGGCGACGAACCGGGTGCAGTTTATCAAGGCGGCACCGGGGGATGAGGCTTACGCGGAATACTGGGGTACGTTTCTGAAAGATTTTTCCCGTCACCTGCGTGAAAAAGGATGGTTTGAAAAGACGGCCATCTCCATGGATGAGCGTCCGATGGAAGCTATGCAGGAGGCCATCAAGGTGATTAAGGAGGCTGATCCGGAATTCAAGATTACGCTGGCCGGAAATTACCATGAAGAGATTCAGGGCGATTTGTATTACCTTAGTATACCTTACGGGAATCAGTTTCCGGCAGAAGTGAAAGCGGAGCGCGAGCGCAAGGGACAAATCAGTACGGTGTACACGTGTTGTACGGAGGCGTTCCCGAATACCTTTACGTTTTCCGCACCGGCTGAAGCGGCATGGACAGCGTTACATGCTGTGGCAGGTGGATATGACGGGTATCTGCGTTGGGCCGTGAACAGCTGGCCGATGGATCCGTTGCGCGACTCTCGTTTCCGTACATGGGCAGCTGGGGATACTTACAGCATCTATCCGGGTCCGCGTAGCAGTATCCGTTTTGAACGGCTGGTAGAGGGTTTGCAGGATTGCGAGAAAATCTACATGTTGCGGAAGGAACTGAAAGCCAAGGGGGCTACTGGAAAGCTGAAGAAACTGAATGACAAACTGTCGGAGTTTACGCCGGAAGGTTGGATAAAGACGAACAAGAAATCGCCTGCCTTGATGGTGAAAGAAATGAATTCATTACTGAATGAGATGTAA
- a CDS encoding endonuclease/exonuclease/phosphatase family protein, which produces MRKMIYSLLGMVCGLWATPLLAQHSFRVMEYNVENLFDCRHDSLKQDTEFLPGSVRNWTYSRFQDKLDKIGKVILAAGKEQVPDLVGLCEVENDFCLKSLTRYSSLREAGYKYVMTSSPDERGIDVALLYQPASFRLLISQKIRIPSDSLGMRPTRDILYASGRVVSGDTLDVFVCHLPSRVGGAEKTDPYRLWVARRIRQAADSVMAKRQNPRLIIMGDFNDYPDGKSLQEGLRVSALSDEPDVRALYNLMENQPEGTYRYKGEWGVLDQMVVNGGLLQPDVRTRTSKEKAAILRFPFLLEEDNVYGGEMPFRTYKGRRYHGGYSDHLPVLLELTVEE; this is translated from the coding sequence ATGAGAAAAATGATTTATAGTTTGCTGGGGATGGTGTGTGGCTTGTGGGCCACACCGCTCCTGGCACAGCATTCGTTTCGGGTGATGGAGTACAACGTGGAGAACTTGTTTGACTGCCGTCACGATTCGTTGAAGCAGGATACAGAGTTTCTTCCAGGGAGTGTACGGAATTGGACATATTCTCGTTTTCAGGACAAGCTGGATAAGATTGGAAAGGTGATTTTGGCGGCGGGGAAAGAACAGGTGCCCGATTTGGTCGGTTTGTGTGAAGTAGAGAATGATTTCTGTCTGAAAAGTCTGACCCGTTATTCCTCTCTTCGGGAGGCGGGGTATAAATATGTGATGACTTCTTCGCCCGATGAGCGTGGCATTGATGTGGCGCTGCTGTATCAGCCTGCCTCATTCCGTCTGCTGATATCACAGAAAATACGTATTCCGTCGGATTCGTTGGGTATGCGGCCTACCCGGGATATCCTGTATGCTTCGGGGCGTGTGGTCAGCGGGGACACCTTGGATGTGTTTGTGTGTCATCTTCCCTCGCGTGTGGGAGGAGCGGAGAAGACGGACCCATATCGTTTGTGGGTAGCCCGTAGAATCCGTCAGGCAGCCGACTCGGTCATGGCCAAAAGACAGAATCCTCGTCTTATTATCATGGGTGATTTTAATGATTATCCAGATGGAAAGTCTTTGCAGGAAGGTCTGCGGGTTTCCGCTTTGTCGGATGAACCGGATGTGCGTGCATTGTATAATCTGATGGAAAACCAGCCGGAGGGTACCTACCGTTATAAAGGTGAATGGGGGGTACTTGATCAGATGGTGGTGAACGGAGGTTTGCTGCAGCCCGATGTCCGTACCCGGACTTCAAAGGAAAAGGCTGCCATCCTGCGTTTCCCTTTCTTGTTGGAAGAAGACAATGTGTATGGAGGGGAGATGCCTTTCCGTACGTATAAAGGAAGACGGTATCATGGAGGATACAGCGACCATCTTCCGGTGCTGCTGGAACTGACGGTGGAGGAATGA
- a CDS encoding dipeptidase produces the protein MEIKQYIQANEARFLDELFSLIRIPSISALPAHKEDMLACAERWRQLLLEAGADEAMVMPSDGHPLVYAEKRVSPDAPTVLVYAHYDVMPAEPLELWKNPPFEPEIRDGHIWARGADDDKGQSMIQVKAFEYLVREGLLHHNVKFIFEGEEEIGSPSLNAFLKAHKELLKADVILVSDTSMLGADLPSLTTGLRGLAYWEIEVTGPNRDLHSGHFGGAVANPINVLCDLLSKVIDADGRITVPHFYDDVEEVPAAEREMIAQIPFDEKKYMEAIGVKALKGEKGYSTLERNSCRPSFDVCGIWGGYTGEGSKTVLPSKAYAKVSSRLVPHQQHEKISQLFVDYLTQQAPDYVQVKVTPLHGGEGYVCPIHHPAYQAAEKGFEKAFGKKPLAVRRGGSIPIISDFEQILGIKTILMGFGLESDAIHSPNENFSLDIFRKGIEAVVEFHLQYK, from the coding sequence ATGGAAATCAAACAATACATACAAGCAAACGAAGCCCGGTTCCTCGACGAACTGTTCAGCCTCATCCGTATCCCCAGCATCAGTGCACTGCCCGCACACAAGGAAGACATGCTGGCCTGTGCCGAACGCTGGCGCCAATTGCTGCTCGAAGCAGGAGCCGACGAGGCCATGGTGATGCCCTCCGATGGACATCCGCTGGTCTATGCCGAAAAACGTGTCAGCCCCGATGCCCCCACCGTACTGGTATATGCACATTATGACGTGATGCCGGCCGAACCGCTGGAACTGTGGAAAAACCCGCCTTTCGAACCGGAAATACGCGACGGACATATCTGGGCCCGCGGAGCCGACGACGATAAAGGGCAGTCGATGATTCAAGTCAAAGCCTTCGAATACCTCGTACGCGAAGGCCTGCTTCACCATAATGTAAAATTCATCTTTGAAGGAGAAGAAGAAATCGGTTCTCCCAGCCTGAATGCCTTCCTGAAAGCCCACAAGGAACTGCTGAAAGCCGATGTCATTCTGGTGTCCGATACCAGCATGCTGGGCGCAGACCTTCCCTCCCTCACCACCGGACTGAGAGGCCTGGCTTATTGGGAAATCGAAGTGACCGGCCCGAACCGTGATCTCCACTCCGGACATTTCGGTGGAGCCGTAGCTAACCCCATCAACGTGCTCTGCGACTTACTGTCCAAAGTTATCGATGCAGACGGTCGCATTACCGTCCCCCATTTCTATGACGATGTGGAAGAAGTGCCGGCTGCCGAACGCGAGATGATTGCCCAAATTCCGTTCGACGAAAAGAAATACATGGAAGCCATCGGCGTGAAAGCCCTGAAAGGCGAAAAAGGCTATTCTACACTGGAACGCAACAGCTGCCGCCCGTCATTCGATGTCTGCGGTATCTGGGGAGGATACACCGGTGAAGGCTCCAAAACGGTCTTGCCCTCCAAAGCCTACGCCAAAGTATCCAGCCGTCTGGTTCCCCACCAGCAGCATGAAAAGATTTCCCAATTGTTTGTAGACTACCTCACCCAGCAGGCCCCCGACTATGTACAAGTAAAAGTCACTCCCTTGCATGGTGGTGAAGGATATGTCTGCCCCATCCACCATCCGGCCTATCAGGCAGCCGAAAAAGGGTTTGAGAAAGCTTTCGGCAAGAAACCTCTGGCCGTTCGCCGTGGAGGAAGCATCCCTATCATCAGCGACTTCGAACAGATACTTGGTATCAAAACCATCCTGATGGGATTCGGACTGGAAAGCGATGCCATCCATTCCCCGAATGAAAATTTCTCGCTCGATATTTTCAGGAAAGGAATAGAAGCCGTAGTGGAGTTCCACTTACAATATAAATAA
- a CDS encoding aminoacyl-histidine dipeptidase, translating into MEKKDLQPTSVFHYFEEICRVPRPSKKEEKIRKYLVDFAQAQGLVHKVDEAGNVLICKPATAGMEHLKKVVLQSHMDMVCEKNNQTVHNFETDPIETYIDGEWLRAKGTTLGADNGIGMATELAVLAANDIQHGPLECLFTVDEETGLTGAFALKEGFMSGDILINLDSEDEGELFIGCAGGAGTTAEFPCPMTAAPEGYFFFRVTIKGLTGGHSGDDINKNRANANKLLDRFLVILMKQYDLHLALIDGGNLHNAIPREAHAVCAVPMADKENVRVALNMFLADVENEFSVTEPNLVMELESETPCAEVMEKGAMERFLLSLYAVHHGVYAMSQDIEGLVETSSNLASMKMRDGKIVVVTSQRSSILSSREDMSQMVRAAFELGGATCVTGDGYPGWKPNPSSAILKVAVESYKRLFGVEPKVKAIHAGLECGLFLEKYPSLDMVSFGPTLRGVHSPDERMLIPTVDKFWRHLLDVLAHIPARV; encoded by the coding sequence ATGGAAAAGAAAGATTTACAACCGACATCGGTATTTCATTATTTTGAGGAAATCTGTCGTGTGCCGCGTCCTTCTAAGAAAGAAGAGAAGATTCGGAAGTATCTGGTGGATTTTGCCCAGGCGCAGGGGCTGGTACACAAGGTGGATGAAGCTGGCAATGTGCTGATATGCAAACCGGCTACGGCGGGTATGGAGCATCTGAAGAAGGTGGTGCTGCAGTCGCACATGGATATGGTGTGTGAGAAGAACAACCAGACCGTGCATAATTTTGAGACGGACCCGATTGAAACATATATCGACGGGGAATGGTTGAGAGCGAAAGGTACTACGCTGGGAGCGGATAATGGCATCGGAATGGCTACGGAGTTGGCGGTGCTGGCTGCAAACGACATTCAACACGGCCCGCTGGAATGCTTGTTTACCGTGGACGAGGAAACTGGACTGACCGGGGCTTTTGCCTTGAAGGAGGGCTTCATGAGTGGTGATATCCTGATTAACTTGGATTCGGAAGATGAAGGGGAACTGTTTATCGGGTGTGCCGGAGGAGCCGGTACTACGGCTGAATTCCCTTGTCCGATGACAGCGGCTCCGGAAGGTTATTTCTTCTTCCGGGTGACTATAAAAGGACTGACGGGCGGTCATTCTGGGGATGACATCAACAAAAACCGGGCGAATGCCAATAAGTTGCTCGACCGTTTTCTGGTTATCCTGATGAAGCAGTATGACTTGCATCTGGCCCTGATTGACGGAGGGAACTTGCACAATGCTATTCCGCGTGAGGCGCATGCCGTATGTGCGGTGCCGATGGCCGACAAGGAAAATGTACGGGTAGCCCTGAATATGTTCCTGGCCGATGTGGAAAATGAGTTCTCTGTAACGGAACCGAATCTGGTCATGGAACTGGAATCGGAAACGCCTTGTGCGGAAGTGATGGAAAAAGGAGCAATGGAGCGCTTCCTGCTTTCATTGTATGCCGTGCATCACGGAGTATATGCCATGAGCCAGGACATTGAGGGACTGGTGGAAACTTCTTCCAACTTGGCTTCGATGAAAATGCGTGATGGAAAAATTGTCGTAGTGACCAGCCAGCGTAGTTCCATTCTGTCTTCTCGCGAGGATATGTCGCAGATGGTACGTGCAGCTTTTGAGCTGGGTGGGGCGACTTGCGTCACTGGGGACGGTTATCCGGGCTGGAAACCGAATCCGTCGTCTGCTATCCTGAAGGTAGCGGTGGAAAGCTACAAGCGTCTGTTTGGAGTGGAACCGAAAGTGAAGGCTATCCATGCCGGACTGGAATGTGGCTTGTTCCTGGAGAAATACCCGTCGTTGGACATGGTTTCTTTCGGACCGACGTTGCGCGGTGTACATTCACCGGACGAACGTATGTTGATTCCTACGGTAGATAAGTTCTGGCGTCACCTGCTGGATGTGTTGGCTCATATTCCGGCTCGTGTATGA
- a CDS encoding IS1182 family transposase — translation MFKNYTSNDNLLLPPCLGDFIPQNDPVRVVHRIIEQISLEELYRKYSVKGCPAYHPRMMLQILVYAYLRNIYSSRRIEEFCRNDIRFMWLTGTRTPDHNTINRFRSSRLKDVLKTVFATIVKFLVAEGFVSLDVACTDGTKMEANANRYTFVWGKSIHTRISRIAEQLEEIWRYAESVTKQELRDSAPVTYQDITPEKVERALEQIHEALEGTDADRKVKAKVRRVRKAWPEQLKKYESQGKILDGRNSYSKTDPDATFMRMKEDHMRNGQLKPGYNPQVSTNGQFILNYTLHQCAGDTSTYPLHMEDFHSLYGRYPDVSVCDAGYGSEENYLYAFRHGIETFIKYNYFHKEQKRSFRNDPFLSANFYYNEETDGMYCPMGQRMERLSDVKRTTDNGFVQTISRYRARNCKGCPLRCRCHRSRSERIVQVNHRLRKIKEREREKLLSAEGLKYRSQRPQDVEAVFGNLKNNKHFKRFHLRGLKKVEIEFGLLAIAHNLAKVAS, via the coding sequence ATGTTTAAAAACTATACCTCCAACGATAATCTGCTTTTACCTCCGTGTTTAGGCGATTTTATTCCCCAGAACGATCCGGTCCGGGTTGTTCACCGTATCATTGAACAGATCAGCCTGGAAGAACTTTACCGCAAGTACTCCGTCAAAGGCTGTCCGGCCTACCATCCCCGCATGATGCTGCAGATTCTGGTATATGCCTATCTGCGCAATATCTATTCCAGCCGCCGCATTGAGGAGTTCTGCCGCAATGACATCCGCTTCATGTGGCTGACCGGTACCAGGACGCCTGACCACAACACCATCAACCGTTTTCGCAGCAGCCGGCTGAAGGATGTACTCAAGACCGTCTTCGCCACCATCGTGAAGTTCCTCGTGGCGGAGGGCTTTGTAAGTCTGGACGTGGCCTGCACCGACGGGACGAAGATGGAGGCGAACGCCAACCGTTATACGTTCGTCTGGGGCAAGTCCATCCACACCCGCATCTCCAGAATTGCGGAACAGCTTGAGGAGATATGGCGGTACGCCGAGTCCGTCACCAAGCAGGAGCTGCGCGACTCCGCTCCCGTCACTTACCAGGACATCACCCCCGAGAAGGTGGAAAGGGCGCTGGAACAGATACATGAAGCTCTGGAGGGAACGGATGCGGACCGGAAAGTGAAGGCCAAGGTCCGGCGCGTGAGGAAGGCATGGCCCGAACAGCTGAAGAAATACGAATCCCAGGGAAAGATTCTCGACGGGCGCAACAGCTACTCCAAGACAGACCCCGACGCCACGTTCATGCGGATGAAGGAGGACCACATGAGGAACGGGCAGCTCAAGCCCGGATACAACCCGCAGGTCAGTACCAACGGACAGTTCATCCTGAACTATACCCTCCACCAGTGTGCCGGTGACACCTCCACCTATCCCCTGCACATGGAAGACTTCCATTCCCTGTACGGCAGATATCCTGACGTGTCCGTCTGTGACGCCGGGTACGGAAGTGAGGAGAACTACCTGTACGCCTTCAGGCACGGCATCGAAACCTTCATAAAGTACAACTATTTCCACAAGGAACAGAAAAGGAGCTTCAGGAATGACCCGTTCCTGTCTGCCAACTTCTATTATAATGAAGAAACCGACGGCATGTACTGTCCGATGGGACAGAGGATGGAAAGACTCTCCGATGTAAAGCGGACGACAGACAACGGTTTTGTACAGACCATCTCAAGGTACAGGGCACGGAACTGCAAGGGCTGCCCGTTAAGATGCCGGTGTCACAGAAGCCGGTCGGAAAGGATTGTGCAAGTGAATCATCGGCTGAGAAAAATCAAGGAAAGGGAACGTGAGAAACTCCTCTCTGCGGAAGGTCTTAAATACCGGAGCCAGCGGCCACAGGATGTGGAAGCCGTATTTGGAAACCTCAAGAACAACAAGCACTTCAAGAGGTTCCATCTCCGTGGGCTGAAAAAGGTGGAAATTGAATTTGGCCTGCTGGCCATAGCACATAATCTTGCAAAAGTAGCCTCTTAG